From Pseudomonas sp. StFLB209, a single genomic window includes:
- a CDS encoding glycosyltransferase — MATADHLMIDRRILQEARTLVGQGHQVILLAGFECQRRESYVHDGIRIERFAFDWQDSRFSRIARRVHWLPGSGIYRQAWRVFRAWANRYAALDSFEYFIFERMMEYQVDLLHVHDFPMLAPAIKLATARQVPLIYDAHELYYAQVQLPKAVQARYKKKEAALIKKADVAITVNPYIARLMADRYCVPAPEVIMNAAARVPVLPGSPLRERFGLSADARILLYQGWICEHRGIEKIVQAAARFDHQIYFVIVGYGAFEDALKHQVAELNLSHRVLFFGGVASDQLHALTCDADLGIIPYHGVDENNYFCSPNKLFEFAIAELPFISNDLPFLRDIANQYGNGVMADLGSPEAIADSVNQLFADEAHLAFLKRGAAVAREDLNWDVEGQKLLAIYQRFTG, encoded by the coding sequence ATGGCAACCGCCGACCATCTAATGATCGACAGGCGTATTCTGCAGGAAGCCAGAACGCTTGTCGGTCAGGGGCATCAGGTGATCCTGCTGGCGGGCTTTGAATGCCAGCGGCGTGAATCTTATGTTCATGATGGTATTAGAATTGAGCGTTTCGCTTTCGACTGGCAAGACTCGCGTTTTTCACGAATTGCCAGGCGTGTTCACTGGCTGCCCGGTTCTGGCATATACCGCCAGGCATGGCGTGTGTTTCGCGCCTGGGCCAATCGCTATGCAGCCCTTGATTCGTTTGAGTATTTCATTTTTGAACGAATGATGGAGTATCAGGTTGACCTTTTGCATGTGCATGACTTTCCCATGCTTGCCCCGGCGATCAAACTGGCAACTGCCCGCCAGGTCCCCCTGATTTATGATGCCCACGAGTTATATTATGCTCAGGTACAACTGCCCAAGGCTGTTCAAGCGCGCTACAAGAAGAAAGAAGCCGCGCTGATAAAAAAGGCGGATGTGGCAATTACGGTCAACCCTTATATCGCCAGGCTGATGGCTGATCGTTATTGCGTGCCGGCCCCGGAGGTCATCATGAATGCTGCGGCGCGAGTACCTGTGTTGCCGGGTTCGCCTTTGCGTGAGCGTTTTGGTCTCAGCGCAGATGCCAGGATTCTGCTGTATCAGGGTTGGATTTGCGAACATCGCGGCATTGAAAAAATTGTTCAGGCAGCGGCACGTTTTGACCATCAGATTTATTTTGTGATCGTGGGCTATGGCGCATTTGAAGACGCACTGAAGCATCAAGTTGCCGAGTTGAATCTTAGCCACCGTGTCTTGTTCTTCGGCGGTGTTGCGTCTGACCAGTTACACGCGCTGACCTGTGATGCCGATCTGGGGATCATTCCTTACCATGGCGTCGACGAGAATAACTACTTTTGCAGTCCCAACAAGTTATTCGAATTTGCGATTGCCGAACTTCCCTTTATCAGCAATGACTTGCCCTTTCTTCGTGATATTGCCAATCAATACGGTAACGGTGTGATGGCAGACCTTGGTTCACCTGAGGCCATTGCCGACAGTGTCAACCAGCTCTTTGCCGATGAGGCGCACCTGGCATTTTTGAAACGCGGCGCTGCGGTTGCTCGCGAGGATCTCAATTGGGACGTAGAAGGCCAGAAGCTACTGGCTATCTACCAACGATTTACAGGCTGA
- the asnB gene encoding asparagine synthase (glutamine-hydrolyzing), which translates to MCGIAGIISISGSAESITDSTRRMMNAIAHRGPDGEGLWVDSALPVALGHRRLAIIDPEHGKQPMLTADGRFIVVFNGAIYNYLELRRELIGKGHPLHSYSDTEVLLHAYREWGESVVDHLVGMFAFAIWDRHEHKLFCARDRIGIKPFYYHFDGKRLLFASEIKAILADGSVPAQASHQGLQDYLTFQFCLDQKTLFKGIEKLEPGHCLTAWYQGDALRIRCRQYWDVQYNIDEEHDERYFIDTLSGLIDDSIRLHLRSDVSLGAHLSGGLDSSAIVCLASRMLGSESINTFTGAFHEGPQFDETRYAKEVSAFAGTAYNEVYIPAGDELADLLPRLMHFMDEPVAGPGVIPQYYVAQLASQHVKVVMGGQGGDELFVGYARYMAAYLEKCLSGAIYQTASQRRYAVSLESIVPNLPLLASYQPMLQGLWKDGLFGAHDLRYFRLLDRSEGMSQLFNQDVLRGNGDYSPLASFQRIFNRDGLHSLVNQMTYFDLKGSLPALLHVEDRTSMAASIESRVPLLDHRIVEFMATIPPNVKFANGRMKHLFKESVRSAVPTSIFERKDKMGFPTPLTQWTKGVARDFVRDTLLGQRARQRGLYNVAAVEKALGCEREFGRVVWGLLCLELWHRNFIDADA; encoded by the coding sequence ATGTGTGGAATCGCAGGGATTATCAGTATTTCGGGATCAGCTGAGTCGATCACGGATTCAACCCGTCGAATGATGAATGCCATTGCTCACCGTGGGCCGGACGGGGAAGGGCTATGGGTGGACTCTGCCCTGCCTGTAGCGTTGGGGCATCGCCGCCTGGCCATCATCGACCCCGAACACGGCAAGCAACCCATGCTCACCGCAGATGGGCGTTTTATCGTGGTGTTCAACGGGGCGATCTATAACTACCTGGAGTTGCGTCGTGAACTGATCGGCAAGGGCCACCCGCTTCACAGCTATTCGGACACTGAGGTCTTGCTGCACGCCTATCGCGAATGGGGCGAGTCGGTGGTGGATCACCTGGTGGGCATGTTCGCTTTCGCCATCTGGGACCGCCATGAACATAAACTGTTCTGCGCCAGGGACCGGATTGGCATCAAGCCGTTTTACTACCATTTTGATGGCAAGCGCCTGCTGTTCGCCTCCGAGATCAAGGCGATTCTGGCTGATGGCTCGGTGCCGGCCCAGGCTAGCCACCAAGGTTTGCAGGATTACCTGACCTTCCAGTTCTGTCTCGATCAGAAAACCCTGTTCAAAGGTATTGAAAAGCTCGAACCCGGTCATTGCCTGACGGCCTGGTATCAAGGCGATGCCCTCAGGATCCGCTGCCGCCAGTATTGGGATGTGCAGTACAACATCGACGAAGAACATGACGAGCGCTATTTCATCGATACGCTGTCAGGCCTGATCGACGATTCGATTCGCCTGCACCTGCGTTCGGATGTGTCATTGGGGGCCCACCTGTCTGGTGGTCTGGATTCAAGTGCCATCGTTTGCCTGGCCTCGCGCATGCTCGGCAGTGAGTCGATAAACACCTTTACCGGGGCGTTTCACGAAGGTCCGCAGTTCGATGAGACACGCTATGCCAAGGAGGTTTCGGCATTTGCCGGCACGGCCTACAACGAAGTCTACATTCCGGCCGGTGATGAATTGGCTGATCTACTGCCGCGTCTGATGCATTTCATGGACGAGCCGGTGGCCGGTCCAGGGGTGATTCCACAGTATTACGTTGCGCAACTGGCCAGCCAGCATGTGAAGGTCGTCATGGGCGGGCAGGGCGGTGATGAGCTGTTTGTCGGTTACGCCCGTTACATGGCGGCCTACCTGGAAAAGTGCCTGTCCGGGGCCATTTACCAGACTGCCAGCCAGCGGCGTTATGCGGTATCGCTGGAGTCAATCGTGCCTAACCTGCCGCTGCTGGCCAGCTATCAGCCGATGCTCCAGGGGTTGTGGAAGGATGGCCTGTTTGGCGCCCATGACCTGCGTTACTTCCGTTTGCTGGATCGCAGCGAGGGCATGAGCCAGCTGTTCAATCAGGACGTGTTGCGCGGTAATGGTGATTACTCGCCCTTGGCGTCGTTCCAGCGCATCTTCAACCGCGATGGGCTGCACTCGCTGGTCAACCAGATGACCTACTTCGACCTGAAGGGTTCGTTGCCAGCGCTGCTGCATGTCGAGGACCGCACCAGTATGGCGGCGTCCATCGAGTCGCGGGTGCCGTTGCTCGATCACCGGATTGTCGAGTTCATGGCGACCATCCCTCCCAACGTCAAGTTTGCCAATGGGCGGATGAAACACCTGTTCAAGGAGTCGGTGCGCAGCGCCGTGCCGACGAGCATTTTCGAGCGCAAGGACAAGATGGGGTTTCCGACTCCCTTGACCCAGTGGACCAAAGGTGTGGCCCGGGATTTTGTCCGCGACACCCTGCTTGGCCAGCGGGCCCGCCAGCGCGGCCTTTATAACGTGGCCGCGGTCGAAAAAGCCCTGGGTTGCGAGCGAGAGTTCGGCCGGGTGGTGTGGGGGCTGCTGTGTCTTGAACTGTGGCACCGCAACTTCATCGATGCAGATGCGTAG
- a CDS encoding glycosyltransferase yields MQMRSLEVIEMRRVLMLCNDRQIDRRIILQADSLQEAGWQVTILAMPLDEAGAPDDSRVLRIGSASEAAARRENRVLEFYRLVRRYLPMNGWFMRLLKSAAWRFVVDQERFYLNLFLATGRRHLAEVVVAHDLPMLAVGRALAAEFGARLVYDSHELYCEQEFARWQRATWAQIEQRHISACDRVITVNPSIAGELQRRYGLARVSVIHNAERIGPLPPRSNYLHEHFGIAAGQRILLFQGGLSAGRHLGQLVQAMALLKSSDVHLVLLGDGQLAEALQRTVVRLRLQDRVHLHRAVPQARLLSISSAADAGIIPYQPICLNNYYCTPNKLFEFIAAGLPILASDLPELRRLVHDQQIGKVEDLSSVARLAAAIDDLFADRPRLQAWRNTVEQVRQTQSWQCEGEKLKQIYEELR; encoded by the coding sequence ATGCAGATGCGTAGCCTGGAGGTGATTGAAATGCGCCGGGTGTTGATGCTCTGCAACGATCGGCAGATTGATCGACGGATCATATTGCAGGCCGACAGCCTGCAAGAGGCTGGTTGGCAGGTGACGATTCTGGCCATGCCGCTCGATGAAGCGGGTGCCCCGGACGACTCGCGAGTCTTGCGCATTGGTTCTGCCAGTGAGGCGGCAGCACGCCGTGAAAACCGCGTTCTGGAATTCTACCGCCTGGTGCGCCGTTACCTGCCGATGAATGGCTGGTTCATGCGGCTGCTGAAATCGGCGGCCTGGCGCTTTGTAGTCGATCAGGAGCGCTTCTATCTGAACCTGTTTCTGGCAACTGGCCGTAGGCATTTGGCCGAGGTGGTGGTTGCCCACGATCTGCCGATGCTGGCCGTCGGGCGTGCCTTGGCCGCCGAGTTTGGCGCCCGGCTGGTCTACGACAGCCATGAACTGTATTGCGAGCAGGAGTTTGCGCGCTGGCAGCGGGCAACCTGGGCACAGATAGAGCAACGACATATATCAGCCTGCGACCGGGTGATCACCGTCAACCCGTCGATTGCCGGTGAGTTGCAAAGGCGCTATGGGTTGGCCAGGGTGTCGGTCATCCATAACGCTGAGCGTATCGGCCCGTTGCCGCCGCGTTCCAACTACTTGCATGAGCATTTTGGCATTGCGGCCGGCCAGCGAATTCTGCTGTTTCAGGGCGGCTTGTCAGCCGGTCGCCATCTGGGGCAACTGGTGCAGGCCATGGCCTTGCTCAAGAGCAGCGATGTGCACTTGGTTCTGCTGGGTGATGGCCAACTGGCCGAGGCCCTGCAGCGCACGGTGGTCCGCCTGCGGCTACAGGATCGGGTGCATCTGCATCGGGCAGTGCCCCAGGCCCGGTTGCTGTCGATTAGCAGCGCGGCCGATGCCGGAATCATCCCTTATCAGCCCATTTGCCTGAACAACTATTACTGCACCCCTAACAAGCTGTTCGAGTTCATTGCGGCCGGCTTGCCAATCCTGGCCAGTGATCTTCCTGAACTGCGCCGCCTGGTCCATGACCAGCAGATTGGCAAGGTCGAGGACCTGAGCAGTGTGGCCCGTCTGGCGGCTGCAATCGATGATCTGTTCGCTGATCGACCCCGCTTGCAGGCCTGGCGCAATACCGTGGAACAGGTACGCCAGACTCAGAGCTGGCAGTGTGAAGGCGAGAAGCTCAAGCAGATCTATGAGGAACTCCGATGA
- a CDS encoding glycosyltransferase family 4 protein, with translation MKVAVVYQYYQGHQAPGHSLVFELTQHLAGQGHEVTVVSGETGYMQADPAVLPWYRRLLRRERDGAVKVIRTFTYTQLHRSYSGRLLSFISFSLSAPLGLLGLRRPDVVLASSPPIFPMFSTWLVCKLRGIPLVLEVRDLWPESAVQMGILRNRLLISVMSWMERLLYNQAVRIVALTTGIRDDIVARGWPAEKLQVVTCGVDRDMLFTDLPAGQRIRRQLGWQDCHIVLYLGAMGEANNLDVVLDAARQSHGKPVRYLLIGDGMRKPCIQARAQALGLDNVLILPPIPKDQARAYINAADLCVVTLLDIPLFRGAIPTKLLDYMACARPVLCGVAGEAGQIVKAAGAGLNFSANDGQHLAELIEQLRHDPEKCLLMGRRGQAYVREHFDAAVNRRAMEQLLLDSCRVALKAPASG, from the coding sequence ATGAAAGTCGCAGTGGTTTATCAGTATTACCAAGGCCATCAGGCGCCAGGGCATTCGCTGGTCTTCGAGTTGACCCAGCATTTGGCCGGGCAAGGGCATGAAGTGACGGTAGTATCCGGTGAGACCGGCTATATGCAGGCCGATCCGGCTGTGCTGCCCTGGTACCGGCGTCTGTTGCGCCGTGAGCGCGATGGGGCAGTCAAGGTTATTCGCACCTTCACCTATACCCAACTGCACCGTAGCTATTCAGGTCGCCTGCTCAGTTTTATCTCGTTTTCCCTGAGCGCTCCGCTGGGCCTGCTGGGCCTGCGCCGGCCGGACGTCGTACTGGCTTCCTCGCCGCCGATCTTCCCGATGTTTTCGACCTGGCTGGTATGCAAACTACGCGGTATCCCGCTGGTCCTGGAGGTGCGCGACCTGTGGCCGGAGTCTGCCGTGCAGATGGGGATCCTGCGCAACCGGCTGCTGATTTCAGTGATGTCATGGATGGAGCGGCTGCTCTATAACCAGGCGGTGCGAATTGTCGCGCTGACCACGGGAATACGCGATGACATCGTCGCCCGTGGCTGGCCCGCCGAAAAACTGCAGGTAGTGACCTGCGGCGTTGACCGCGACATGTTGTTTACCGACCTGCCGGCCGGGCAGCGGATACGCCGTCAATTGGGCTGGCAAGACTGCCATATCGTTCTGTACCTGGGGGCGATGGGCGAGGCCAATAATCTGGATGTGGTCCTCGATGCCGCACGCCAAAGCCACGGCAAGCCGGTGCGTTACCTGCTGATTGGTGATGGCATGCGCAAGCCCTGCATACAGGCGCGCGCACAGGCGCTTGGGCTCGATAACGTGCTGATTTTGCCGCCCATACCCAAGGATCAGGCGCGGGCCTACATTAACGCTGCCGACCTGTGTGTTGTCACGTTGCTGGATATTCCGCTGTTTCGGGGGGCAATCCCCACCAAACTGCTCGATTACATGGCCTGTGCGCGGCCAGTGTTGTGCGGCGTGGCCGGGGAGGCCGGACAAATCGTCAAGGCAGCTGGCGCCGGCCTGAACTTTTCCGCCAACGACGGCCAGCACCTTGCCGAGCTGATCGAGCAACTGCGCCATGATCCGGAAAAATGTTTGTTGATGGGCCGACGTGGCCAGGCCTATGTACGCGAGCACTTTGATGCAGCAGTCAACCGTCGGGCTATGGAACAGCTATTGCTGGATTCTTGCCGTGTGGCACTCAAGGCCCCTGCCAGTGGCTAA
- a CDS encoding DUF721 domain-containing protein, which produces MAFRPLDARSPAVLLRDAKPLRAIFRQAERLTHLQRLLESQLQPAAREHCRVASWREGCLLLVVTDGHWATRLRYQQRRLQRQLAMFDEFASLMRIQFKVQPPSPPQGAATHTIDLSISAAENIQATAEGISDPKLRAALERLASHANPKP; this is translated from the coding sequence ATGGCCTTCCGCCCCCTCGACGCCCGCTCCCCTGCCGTACTGCTACGTGACGCCAAGCCGCTACGGGCGATCTTCCGCCAGGCCGAGCGCCTGACCCATCTGCAGCGCCTGCTTGAAAGCCAGTTGCAACCGGCAGCCCGCGAACACTGCCGGGTGGCCTCCTGGCGCGAAGGTTGTCTGCTGCTGGTAGTGACCGACGGCCACTGGGCCACGCGCTTGCGTTACCAGCAACGGCGGCTGCAGCGCCAGCTGGCGATGTTCGACGAGTTCGCCAGCCTGATGCGCATCCAGTTCAAGGTCCAGCCCCCCTCGCCGCCCCAGGGCGCAGCGACCCATACCATCGATTTGTCGATCAGCGCTGCCGAAAACATCCAGGCCACTGCCGAGGGTATCAGCGACCCCAAACTGCGCGCCGCCCTCGAACGGCTGGCCAGCCACGCCAACCCCAAGCCATAG
- the secA gene encoding preprotein translocase subunit SecA → MFAPLLKKLFGSKNEREVKRMLKTVQIVNAFEEKMVALSDEQLRAKTEEFKARIAKGETLDQLLPEAFAVAREAGKRVMGMRHFDVQLIGGMTLHEGKIAEMRTGEGKTLVGTLGVYLNALSGKGVHVVTVNDYLARRDANWMRPLYEFLGLTVGIVTPFQPPEEKRAAYAADITYGTNNEFGFDYLRDNMAFSVEDKFQRELNFAVIDEVDSILIDEARTPLIISGQAEDSSRLYTEINRLIPKLRQHIEEVEGQVTQEGHFSIDEKSRQVELNEAGHQFIEEMLTEAGLLAEGESLYSAHNLGLLTHVYAGLRAHKLFNRNVEYIVQDGQVLLVDEHTGRTMPGRRLSEGLHQAIEAKENLNIQAESQTLASTTFQNYFRLYTKLSGMTGTADTEAFEFQQIYNLEVMVIPPNKPLARKDFNDLVYLTAEEKYAAIIADIKACVAENRPILVGTATIETSEHMSALLRKEGIDHKVLNAKFHEKEAEIIAQAGRPGALTIATNMAGRGTDILLGGNWEVEVANLENPTPEQIAQIKADWQKRHQQVIEAGGLHVIASERHESRRIDNQLRGRAGRQGDTGSSRFYLSLEDSLMRIFASDRVKNFMKALGMQSGEAIEHRMVTNAIEKAQRKVEGRNFDIRKQLLEFDDVANEQRKVIYHMRNSLLSATNIGDTIAEFREEVLNNLISQHIPPQSLPEQWDVAGLESALVSDFAVKLPVQQWLDEDDHLHEETLREKLLAELLTAYNEKEEQASADALRTFEKQILLRVLDDLWKDHLSTMDHLRHGIHLRGYAQKNPKQEYKRESFNLFQELLDSIKRDTIRVLSHVQVRREDPEEEEARLRRDAEELAQRMQFQHAEAPGLEQVAAGEVEEGAEVAVASAPVRNDQKLGRNEVCWCGSGKKFKHCHGQIS, encoded by the coding sequence ATGTTTGCGCCTTTGTTAAAAAAACTTTTTGGAAGCAAGAACGAGCGTGAAGTAAAGCGCATGCTCAAGACGGTACAGATCGTCAATGCCTTCGAAGAGAAAATGGTAGCTCTTTCGGACGAGCAACTGCGCGCCAAGACCGAAGAGTTCAAGGCCCGCATAGCGAAAGGCGAAACCCTCGATCAACTGCTTCCTGAAGCCTTTGCCGTTGCGCGTGAAGCCGGCAAGCGGGTGATGGGCATGCGCCACTTCGACGTCCAGCTGATTGGCGGCATGACCCTGCACGAGGGCAAGATCGCCGAGATGCGTACCGGTGAGGGCAAGACCCTGGTCGGTACTCTGGGTGTCTACCTGAACGCGCTGTCCGGCAAGGGCGTGCACGTGGTCACGGTCAACGACTACCTGGCCCGGCGTGACGCCAACTGGATGCGTCCGTTGTACGAATTCCTCGGCCTGACCGTAGGCATCGTCACGCCATTCCAGCCGCCGGAAGAGAAGCGCGCAGCCTACGCCGCCGACATCACCTACGGCACCAACAACGAATTCGGTTTCGACTACCTGCGCGACAACATGGCGTTCAGTGTCGAAGACAAATTCCAGCGTGAACTCAACTTCGCCGTGATCGACGAAGTCGACTCGATCCTGATCGACGAAGCCCGTACGCCGCTGATCATCTCCGGCCAGGCCGAAGACAGCTCGCGCCTGTACACCGAAATCAACCGCCTGATTCCAAAGCTGCGTCAGCACATCGAGGAAGTCGAAGGCCAGGTGACCCAGGAAGGCCACTTCAGCATCGATGAGAAAAGCCGCCAGGTTGAACTCAACGAGGCCGGTCACCAGTTCATCGAAGAGATGCTCACCGAGGCCGGCCTGCTGGCCGAAGGCGAGAGCCTGTACTCGGCGCACAACCTGGGCCTGCTGACCCACGTTTATGCCGGTCTGCGCGCGCACAAGCTGTTCAACCGCAACGTCGAGTACATCGTCCAGGACGGTCAGGTGCTGCTGGTTGACGAGCACACCGGTCGGACCATGCCCGGCCGTCGCCTGTCCGAAGGCCTGCATCAGGCCATCGAGGCCAAGGAAAACCTGAACATCCAGGCCGAGAGCCAGACCCTGGCATCGACCACCTTCCAGAACTATTTCCGCCTGTACACCAAACTTTCTGGCATGACCGGTACGGCAGACACCGAAGCGTTCGAATTCCAGCAGATTTACAACCTGGAAGTGATGGTCATTCCGCCCAACAAGCCGTTGGCGCGCAAGGATTTCAATGACCTGGTGTACCTGACCGCCGAAGAGAAGTACGCCGCGATCATCGCCGACATCAAGGCCTGTGTGGCCGAGAACCGGCCGATCCTGGTCGGTACCGCGACCATCGAGACCTCGGAACACATGTCGGCCCTGCTGCGCAAGGAAGGCATCGATCACAAGGTTCTCAACGCCAAGTTCCACGAAAAAGAAGCCGAGATCATCGCCCAGGCGGGCCGTCCGGGCGCGCTGACCATCGCCACCAACATGGCCGGTCGTGGTACCGACATTCTGCTCGGCGGTAACTGGGAAGTCGAAGTCGCCAACCTGGAGAACCCGACGCCTGAGCAGATCGCCCAGATCAAGGCTGACTGGCAGAAGCGTCACCAGCAAGTGATCGAGGCCGGTGGTCTGCATGTGATCGCCTCCGAACGTCACGAATCGCGTCGTATCGACAACCAGTTGCGCGGTCGTGCCGGCCGTCAGGGCGATACCGGTTCCAGCCGGTTCTACCTGTCGCTGGAAGACAGCCTGATGCGCATCTTTGCCTCTGACCGGGTGAAGAACTTCATGAAGGCGCTGGGCATGCAGTCTGGTGAGGCCATTGAGCACCGCATGGTGACCAACGCCATCGAGAAGGCTCAGCGCAAGGTCGAAGGCCGTAACTTCGACATCCGCAAGCAACTGCTGGAGTTCGACGACGTTGCCAACGAGCAGCGTAAAGTGATCTACCACATGCGTAACAGCCTGCTGTCGGCCACCAACATTGGCGACACCATTGCCGAGTTCCGCGAAGAAGTGCTGAACAACCTGATCAGCCAGCACATTCCACCGCAGTCGCTGCCCGAGCAGTGGGACGTGGCTGGCCTGGAATCTGCGCTGGTGTCGGACTTTGCCGTCAAGCTGCCTGTGCAGCAGTGGCTGGACGAAGACGACCACCTGCACGAAGAGACGCTGCGTGAAAAACTGCTGGCCGAACTGCTGACTGCTTACAACGAGAAAGAAGAACAGGCCAGTGCCGACGCGCTGCGCACCTTCGAGAAGCAGATTCTGCTGCGCGTGCTCGACGACCTGTGGAAAGACCACCTGTCGACCATGGATCACCTGCGCCACGGCATCCACCTGCGCGGTTATGCGCAGAAGAACCCGAAGCAGGAGTACAAGCGCGAGTCGTTCAACCTGTTCCAGGAACTGCTCGACTCGATCAAGCGCGACACCATCCGTGTGCTGTCGCACGTTCAGGTCCGCCGCGAAGACCCCGAGGAAGAAGAAGCCCGTCTGCGCCGCGACGCCGAAGAGCTGGCTCAGCGCATGCAGTTTCAGCATGCCGAAGCGCCAGGTCTTGAACAGGTAGCCGCTGGCGAGGTTGAGGAGGGCGCCGAGGTTGCTGTGGCCAGCGCGCCGGTGCGTAACGACCAGAAGCTGGGTCGTAACGAAGTGTGCTGGTGTGGTTCGGGCAAGAAATTCAAACACTGCCACGGTCAGATCAGTTAA
- the argJ gene encoding bifunctional glutamate N-acetyltransferase/amino-acid acetyltransferase ArgJ, giving the protein MAVGLGPLPTLHPVPGFELGIASAGIKRPGRKDVVVMRCAEGSSVAGVFTLNAFCAAPVIIAKQRVQGSVRYLLTNTGNANAGTGEPGLIAAKRTCDKLAQLTGVPAEAVLPFSTGVIGEPLPVEKIEGALQAALDDLSVDNWAAAATGIMTTDTLPKGASRQFQHEGVTVTVTGISKGAGMIRPNMATMLGYIATDAKVAQSVLKDLILDGSNKSFNRITIDGDTSTNDCCMLIATGQADVPEISEAKGPLFEALKKAVFDVCMEVAQAIVRDGEGATKFVTVEVNGGGNHQECLDVGYAVAHSPLIKTALFASDPNWGRILAAVGRAGVPDLDVSKIDVFLGEVCIASKGGRAATYTEAQGSEVMAREEITIRIELGRGDCSETIWTTDLSHEYVKINAEYRT; this is encoded by the coding sequence ATGGCTGTTGGTCTTGGTCCTTTGCCTACATTGCACCCGGTTCCCGGTTTTGAACTGGGTATCGCCTCGGCCGGTATCAAGCGTCCGGGGCGCAAGGATGTAGTGGTGATGCGCTGTGCCGAAGGCTCCAGCGTTGCCGGTGTCTTCACCCTCAACGCTTTTTGCGCGGCGCCGGTGATCATTGCCAAACAGCGCGTTCAGGGCAGCGTTCGCTACCTGCTGACCAACACCGGCAACGCCAACGCCGGCACTGGCGAGCCAGGTCTGATCGCGGCCAAGCGTACCTGCGACAAGCTCGCACAGCTGACCGGCGTGCCTGCTGAGGCCGTATTGCCATTCTCTACCGGTGTAATCGGTGAGCCGCTGCCGGTCGAAAAGATCGAAGGCGCTCTGCAGGCCGCCCTGGACGATCTGTCGGTCGACAACTGGGCTGCTGCTGCCACTGGCATCATGACCACTGATACTCTGCCCAAGGGTGCCAGCCGTCAGTTCCAGCACGAAGGCGTGACGGTCACTGTGACCGGCATCAGCAAGGGCGCGGGTATGATCCGCCCGAATATGGCCACCATGCTCGGCTACATCGCCACCGACGCCAAAGTTGCGCAGAGCGTGCTGAAGGACTTGATCCTCGACGGGTCGAACAAGTCGTTCAACCGCATCACCATCGACGGCGATACCTCGACCAACGACTGCTGCATGCTGATTGCCACGGGGCAGGCTGATGTACCAGAAATCAGTGAAGCCAAAGGGCCGTTGTTCGAGGCACTGAAAAAAGCCGTTTTCGACGTCTGCATGGAAGTGGCCCAGGCCATCGTCCGTGATGGTGAAGGCGCTACCAAGTTCGTGACTGTCGAAGTCAACGGTGGCGGCAACCACCAAGAGTGTCTGGATGTCGGCTACGCCGTAGCGCATTCGCCGTTGATCAAGACCGCACTGTTTGCCTCGGACCCGAACTGGGGCCGGATCCTGGCTGCCGTTGGCCGTGCTGGCGTGCCGGACCTGGATGTCAGCAAGATCGACGTGTTCCTCGGCGAAGTGTGCATCGCCAGCAAGGGTGGCCGCGCCGCGACCTACACCGAAGCCCAGGGCTCCGAGGTGATGGCCCGCGAAGAAATCACCATCCGCATCGAGCTGGGCCGTGGTGATTGCAGCGAGACCATCTGGACCACCGACCTGTCTCACGAGTACGTGAAGATCAACGCCGAATACCGCACCTGA